TTTGCGTTGTCGGCTTTCTTTTCTTCAATTGGCTCGTGAAGCCAGACATGCAACCTGAATGGGTGCAGCAGGCCAGAACGAAGCCTCTGCTGCAATCGACGGGTGATCGTCTGGTGGCGATGTTGCCGGATGACCCTGAAAGCACCATCTTGCAGAAGTTGCGCCGTCCGAGCACGGACGGAGATGCCGATGTTCCGGCCGAACCCGAGACATCGCCGCAGGCGCCTGCGAATGGGCAGCCTGCGCCGCAACGCCGCAGCGAGGCGCCGGTCAGAAACGGCGCTACTGGTGCTACAGGTGCGTCCCGGTAAACCGCGGTTGCGGTCGCGTTCGGTTACCGGCGGGAGACTAAGTGATGGAAGATAGCCGCGGATTCGACGATTTCGATTCCGAAGCTGATACCCTGCATGAGGAATGCGGGGTATTCGGCATTTATGGCCACCCCGATGCCGCTGCAATCACCGCCCTCGGCATGCATGCGCTGCAGCATCGCGGTCAGGAAGCAGCAGGCATCGTGTCCTTCGATGGCACCCGCTTCCAGTCGGAGCGCCACCTCGGCCTTGTCGGCGACAATTTCTCCGATCCCGCCACGATCGATCGGCTCAAGGGCCATATGGCGATCGGACACACCCGTTATTCGACGACGGGCGCCACGATCTTGCGCAACGTTCAGCCCCTCTTCGCGGAACTCGCGAGCGGCGGATTTGCTGTTGCGCATAATGGCAACCTTACGAATGGTCTCACGCTCCGGCGCAGGCTTGTCGCCGAGGGCGCGATCTGCCAGTCGACCTCGGACACGGAAGCGATCCTCCACCTCGTGGCCCGCTCTCGCCGCACGCGCTTCCTGGAGCGCTTCATTGACGCGCTCCGGCAGATCGAGGGCGGCTATGCCATCGTCAGCCTGACCAACAAGAAGCTCATTGGCGCACGTGACCCGCTGGGGATTCGCCCGCTGGTGCTTGGCGAACTCGATGGCCATTACATCCTCGCCTCCGAGACCTGCGCGCTCGACATCATCGGCGCTCGCTTTGTCCGGGACATCGAGAATGGTGAAGTGGTGGTCATCTCAGAGGCCGGCCTCGAGAGCCACCGGCCCTTCCCGGCCCAACCGGCCCGCCCCTGCATCTTCGAGTATGTGTATTTTTCCCGTCCGGATTCGGTCGTGAACGGACGCTCGGTCTATGGTGTGCGCAAGGCCATCGGCGCGACCCTGGCGCAGGAAGCCCCGGTCGATGCGGATATCGTCGTGCCGGTGCCGGATTCCGGCGTGCCTGCGGCGCTCGGTTTCGCCCAAGCCGCCGGCCTTCCCTATGAACTCGGCATCATTCGCAATCACTACGTCGGCCGTACCTTCATTGAGCCAACCCAGGCCATCCGCGCCCTCGGCGTACGTCTGAAGCACTCGGCCAACCGCGCGCTCGTCGAGGGCAAGCGCATCGTGCTGATCGACGACTCGATCGTTCGCGGCACGACCTCGGTCAAGATCGTACAGATGATGCGGGACGCGGGCGCTACGGAAGTCCATTTCCGCATCGCGTCCCCGCCGATCATGTATCCTGACTACTACGGCATCGACATGCCCGACCGCGAGAAGCTGCTCGCGGCGCGCATGAGCCTGGAAGAGATGCGGGAGTTCACCGGGGTCGACAGCCTGGCTTTCGTATCCGTCGATGGTCTCTATCGCGCGCTCGGAGAGAAGGACGGGCGTAATCCGGCCCAGCCACAGTTCACCGATCACTATTTCACCGGCGATTATCCGACCACGCTGACGGATCTCATGGGGGAGCGCACCTCTCAGCTATCGCTTCTCGCCGAGGCCGGCTGAATAGCGTCCCGCGCTTGTCCGGCGGCAACCGCTTCGCCGGAGAAGCGCGAACTCCCTGCTTTCGCGAAATTTCAGAAGCGGCACGGCAAAACGTTTCCGCTGAGATTGATCTAGAACGGAATGCCCATGTCCCGTCCCCTTGAGGATCGCATCGCGCTCGTCACCGGCGCATCGCGCGGCATCGGCCGCGCCGCTGCTTTGGCCTATGCCCGCGCCGGTGCCCATGTCGTGGCGTTGGCTCGTACGGTTGGCGCGCTCGAGGAGCTTGATGACGAGATCCGGGCCGCCGGCGGGAATGCCACGCTCGTCCCTGTCGATCTCAATGACTATGAGGGGTTGGACCGCCTGGGCGCCGCGCTCCACGAGCGCTGGGGCAAACTGGACATCCTCTTGGCGAATGCCGGCGTTCTCGGCGTGCTCTCGCCTCTCGGCCATGTCGAGCCGAAGGTTTGGGATAATGTCATGGCGATCAACGTGACCGCCAACTGGCGGCTGATCCGATCACTGGACCCGCTGCTCCGTGCCTCCGACGCCGGTCGCGCCATCTTCCTGTCCTCGGGCGCCGCTCATTCCTGCCGCGCGTTCTGGGGCCCCTACGCGGCCTCCAAGGCAGCCGTCGAGGCCATGGCACGAAGCTATGCCGCCGAGACTGAGAAGTCCGCCCTCCGCGTCATGTTGGTCAATCCCGGCCCGTTGCGCACCGCCATGCGCCGCGCCGCGATGCCGGGCGAGGATCCTGAGACGCTCAAGACGCCCGACGACTTGGCTCCCCATCTCGTCACGCTGGCCTCGCCTGACTGGACGGAAACCGGCAAGATCTTCGACTTTCCTGCCGGACGGGTCCTGACGCCGCAAATGCCGGCCTGAACGCCTACCGACCAACGTCTCATCGGTCGTTCGGGGCCTTGCCCCAGCGAGGAACCCGGAATGCCGGGTCATCCAGTCTCAGATATGGGCGCTCTGCAAAATAGCGCAGCCACTCGGCTGCGCCTCATCTCTTATCCGTGCTGGATATCAGCGCTTTTTCTTGTCGTAGGGGTTGTCGCCCTGACGCAGCGAGAGGCGGATTGGCGTACCCGGAAGATTAAATGTCTCGCGTAAGCCATTGATGAGATAGCGGGAATATGACGTTGGCAGAGATGCCAACTGATTGCCGAAGACTGCGAAATGCGGCGGCCGGCTCTTCACCTGCGTCATATAGCGGATCTTGATGCGGCGGCCCGAGACGGCGGGTGGCGGATGCGAGGCCGTGGCATCGGCCAGCCACTTGTTGAGTTGCGCGGTGGAGATGCGGGTGTTCCACACTTCATGGGCGGCGACCACAGCCTCCATCAAGTGATCGATGCCACGTCCGGCGAGGCCTGACAGCGGGACGATCGTCACGCCCTTTACCTGGGACAGAAGCCGCGCCGCCTCTTCCTTGAGGGTCTTGAGCAGGCCGGGTTGATCCGCGACGAGATCCCATTTGTTGAGCCCGATGACAAGCGCCCGCCCCTCGCGCTCGATGAGGTCCACGATAGTGAGATCCTGCTTCTCGAAAGGAATGGTGGCGTCAAGCAGCACGACGACGACCTCCGCGAAACGCGCTGCCCGTAAGCCGTCGGCAACGGAGAGTTTCTCGAGCTTGTCATCGATACGGGCGCGCTTCCGCAGACCCGCCGTATCAAACAGCTTGATAGGCCGACCGCGCCATTCCCAGTCGAGAGAGATGGAATCACGCGTGATCCCGGCCTCAGGGCCGGTGAGCAGACGGTCTTCGCCCACCATGCGGTTGATGAGCGTCGACTTGCCTGCATTGGGCCGACCTACTATGGCGATGCGAATAGACCGTGATGTCCCGTCCTCGTCGTCCTCTTCGTCAGGAGCGGGTAGATGGGCCGCAAGCGCGTCATAGAGGTCGCTCGTGCCTTCGCCGTGCTCGGCCGAGATCGGCACGGGATCACCGAGGCCGAGCGTGAAGGCCTCATAGGACGCCTCGAGCCCACTACGCCCCTCCGCCTTGTTGGCGAGGAGCACGACCGGCTTGCCCGACTTGCGGACGAGATCCGCGAACTGCCGGTCGGAGGGGGTGACGCCGGTACGGACATCAATGACAAAAAGAATGACGTCCGCCGCCATGACGGCCGCCTCGGTCTGGGCGCGCATGCGACCGGTCAGGCTGTCGGCGTCCGCCTCCTCGAGCCCTGCGGTATCAACGACGGTGAAGGTCAGGTCACCGAGATGGGCCTCGCCCTCCCGGCGATCACGCGTGACACCCGGACGATCATCAACGAGCGCAAGCTTCTTGCCGACAAGCCGGTTGAAAAGGGTCGACTTACCCACATTGGGACGACCGACGATTGCGACTGTGGCGACCATGATCTCGACTGACAGAAACGACTTTGGGGGACTGGAGCAGGCTATGTCTCAGCTACTTGACCGTGACAGGACCGCCCTTCACGAGCGCAAGGTAGATTTCCGCGCGCTGGCGCATGGCAGCCGGCACGTCGG
This portion of the Chelatococcus sp. YT9 genome encodes:
- the purF gene encoding amidophosphoribosyltransferase, which produces MEDSRGFDDFDSEADTLHEECGVFGIYGHPDAAAITALGMHALQHRGQEAAGIVSFDGTRFQSERHLGLVGDNFSDPATIDRLKGHMAIGHTRYSTTGATILRNVQPLFAELASGGFAVAHNGNLTNGLTLRRRLVAEGAICQSTSDTEAILHLVARSRRTRFLERFIDALRQIEGGYAIVSLTNKKLIGARDPLGIRPLVLGELDGHYILASETCALDIIGARFVRDIENGEVVVISEAGLESHRPFPAQPARPCIFEYVYFSRPDSVVNGRSVYGVRKAIGATLAQEAPVDADIVVPVPDSGVPAALGFAQAAGLPYELGIIRNHYVGRTFIEPTQAIRALGVRLKHSANRALVEGKRIVLIDDSIVRGTTSVKIVQMMRDAGATEVHFRIASPPIMYPDYYGIDMPDREKLLAARMSLEEMREFTGVDSLAFVSVDGLYRALGEKDGRNPAQPQFTDHYFTGDYPTTLTDLMGERTSQLSLLAEAG
- a CDS encoding SDR family NAD(P)-dependent oxidoreductase, giving the protein MSRPLEDRIALVTGASRGIGRAAALAYARAGAHVVALARTVGALEELDDEIRAAGGNATLVPVDLNDYEGLDRLGAALHERWGKLDILLANAGVLGVLSPLGHVEPKVWDNVMAINVTANWRLIRSLDPLLRASDAGRAIFLSSGAAHSCRAFWGPYAASKAAVEAMARSYAAETEKSALRVMLVNPGPLRTAMRRAAMPGEDPETLKTPDDLAPHLVTLASPDWTETGKIFDFPAGRVLTPQMPA
- the der gene encoding ribosome biogenesis GTPase Der translates to MMVATVAIVGRPNVGKSTLFNRLVGKKLALVDDRPGVTRDRREGEAHLGDLTFTVVDTAGLEEADADSLTGRMRAQTEAAVMAADVILFVIDVRTGVTPSDRQFADLVRKSGKPVVLLANKAEGRSGLEASYEAFTLGLGDPVPISAEHGEGTSDLYDALAAHLPAPDEEDDEDGTSRSIRIAIVGRPNAGKSTLINRMVGEDRLLTGPEAGITRDSISLDWEWRGRPIKLFDTAGLRKRARIDDKLEKLSVADGLRAARFAEVVVVLLDATIPFEKQDLTIVDLIEREGRALVIGLNKWDLVADQPGLLKTLKEEAARLLSQVKGVTIVPLSGLAGRGIDHLMEAVVAAHEVWNTRISTAQLNKWLADATASHPPPAVSGRRIKIRYMTQVKSRPPHFAVFGNQLASLPTSYSRYLINGLRETFNLPGTPIRLSLRQGDNPYDKKKR